Below is a genomic region from Halorubrum depositum.
CCCACGACGACGTGTCGGCCGCGCTCGACACCCACGAGTCGATCACCTCCTACGCGGTCCGGGGCGTCGACGACGAGGAGTACTACGACGCGATGCACGCCTGTATCGCCCACGACCCAACCATCACCGTCGACGACGGGATGGACATGGTGAAGCTCGTCCACGAGGAGTACCCCGACCTCATCGACTCCATCGTCGGCGGCGCCGAGGAGACGACCACGGGCGTCCACCGCCTGCGCGCGATGGACGCCGACGGGGAGCTCAACTATCCCGTCTTCGCGGTGAACGACACGCCGATGAAGCAGCTGTTCGACAACGTCCACGGGACGGGAGAGTCGTCGCTGGCGACCATCGCGATGACGACGAACCTCTCGTGGGCCGGCAAGAACGTCGTCGTCGGCGGCTACGGCCAGTGCGGCAAGGGCGTCGCGAAGAAAGCGTCGGGCCAGAACGCGAACGTCATCGTCTGCGAGGTCGACCCGCGGAAGGCGCTCGAAGCGCACATGGAGGGGTACGAGGTTCTCCCGATGGCCGAGGCCGCCGAGAAGGGCGACGTGTTCATCACGACGACGGGGAACCGCGACGTGATCACCCGCGAGCACTTCGAACGGATGGGGGACGGGGTCCTCCTCGCGAACGCCGGCCACTTCGACGTCGAGGTGAACTTAGAGGACCTCGACGACCTCGCCGTGGACCGCTACGAGGTCCGCGACGGCGTCGAGGGGTTCGAGATGGACGACGGCCGCGTCCTGAACGTGCTCGCCGAAGGGCGGCTCGTCAACCTCGCCGCCCCCATCTCGCTCGGCCACCCGGTCGAGGTGATGGACCAGAGCTTCGGCGTCCAGGCGGTCGTCGTCCGCGAACTCGCGGAGAACGGCGAGGCGTACGAGCCCGGCGTCCACGACGTCCCCGACGAGCTCGACCGCGAGGTCGCCGAGATCAAGCTCGCCGCCGAGGGCGTCGAACACGACGCGCTCACCGACGAGCAGCGCGAGTACATGGGCAGCTGGGAGCACGGGACGTGAGCGGTCAACGGTATTAATAAGAAAGAATGCGGTGGCGCGCGCCTCCGAGTGGCCGACAGGCCACGAGGAGCGCGTGCGAGGGACGCGGCGAACGCGAGCGGCGAAGCCGCGAGCCGTGAGCCGCGAGGCTGGGGAGGCGTGAGGTGCGGTCGCGGTGCGGTCGGGTGGGACTCAAAGGGGCAGCCGGCGAAGCGGGCGCAGGCGACGTAAGCACCGCAGCGAGGGAGTGAGCGAAGCGAACGACCGAGTGAGGCGCGCAGCGAGCGTGCGCCCGCTTCGCCGGCTGGGGCTTTGGCGGTGTTCACCGAGTCGTCGGCAGGAGCAATTTATAACCGATCGACAGAGAGGCCGATCTCGTACAGCCCACCACCATCAACAACGGCGATGGATACCGACCACGGACACTGATCTGGGCCTCGCGCCCTTTTTGACCGACAACCACGTACGAGTAGTAGTGACAGTCACGAGCGTCCACGACCCGAGCCACCGCGAGGCCCTCTGGGAGCTGGAGGACGCCTTCGAGCGCGGCGACCTGATCAGCGTCTTCGGGCGCTGCACGGTCAGCTACGAGGGCCGCGCCGCCTCGGACCTCGGCGCCGGCGACCGGCTGCTCGTGTTGAAGCCCGACGGCGCCGCCCTCGTCCACACCGACGAGGGTCGCCAACCCGTCAACTGGCAGCCGCCGGGGTCGGAACACCGCGCCGCGGTCCGCGAGGGTCGGCTCCGGGTGCGCTCGACCCGAACGAATCCCGACGAGACGCTCACGGTGCGGTTCGAGCGGGTCCACCAGCTCTCCGCGATGGCGGTCACCGGCGGGCGCGACCTCACCCTCCACGGCAGCGAGGAGGACCTCCGGACCCGAATCCTAGAGCGCCCCGAACTCGTCGAGTCGGGGTTCGAGCCGAAGGCGACCGAGCGCCCCTCCAGCGCCGGCCCGATGGACGTGTTCGGCGTCGACGCCGACGGCACCCCGGTCGTCGTCGAGCTGAAGCGCCGGCGCGTCGGCCCGGACGCGGTCGGCCAGCTCGCGCGGTACGTGCGGGCGCTCCGCGAGGAGTTGGGAGCAGAAGAGCCCGACGGCGACGAAGGCAGCAACGACGACGAGACCGACCCCGTCGTCCGCGGCGTCCTCGTCGCGCCCTCGGTCACGGATCGGGCCGCCGAGCGGCTGGCGGACCGGGGGTTCGACCACGTCGCGCTCGGACCGACGCCCGAGGAGTGAGGCGGTGAGGGCCGCGAAACGGACCGACAACGCCGCGGTATCGAAGGGTTTATCGCCGCAGCGCGGGCTACATCGGGCAAGTAGCCATGTCTGACAAACCCGCCTCTATGTATCGGACGATCGACAAGCCGTCGTACACCCGCCGCGAATACATCACCGGGATCCCCGGCTCGAAGATCGCCCAGCACAACATGGGCGACCTCTCCTCGGAGCCCGACGACTACCCCGTCCAGATCAGCCTCCGCGTCGAGGAGGAGCTCCAGATCCGGCACGGCTCGCTGGAGAGCGCGCGCCTCTCGGCGAACCGCCACCTGATCAAGGAGCTCGGCGAGGGCAACTACAAGATGACCCTCCGCAAGTTCCCCCACCAGGTCATCCGGGAGAACAAGCAGGCGACCGGCGCCGGCGCGGACCGCGTCTCCGACGGGATGCGGCAGGCGTTCGGCAAGCCGGTCGGGACGGCCGCCCGCCTGAACGCGGACGACGTCGTCTTCACCGCGTACTGCGACGTCGAGCAGGCGCCCGCGGTGAAGGAGGCGTTCCGCCGCGCGTACAACAAGCTCTCGCCCCCGTGCCGGATCACGGTCGACCGCGGCGAGGAGCTCCTCGTCTCGTAATTCCACGACCCTTTTCGAGGCGCGGTTCTCGCGGCCGCGAGCGACGCGGCCGACGTCGAAGCGGTAGACTCGCGTGACGCCGCGAACCCGCCGCACGGCGAGCCGAACCCCTGAAATACCTTCCTCGCGTACCGACGGGTAGTGTCACAGCAGTTGGCCGAGGTCGAGACGCTGTTCCTCCACGAGGCGCGGAGCGACTACACCGTCGTCGCGAACCGGGACGGGAACCGGGTGCTCCGCGGGCGGCTCGAACTCAAGGAGACCTCCGCGGGCCCGCGCCCGGGGAAGTTCCGCGTGGTCCGCGACGGCGAGGACCACCCCCGCCAGCCCGGCGAGTTCGTCGACCTCGCCCGCGCGGCCGACCGGATCCGCATCTCCGAGCAGACGTCGCCGGAGAACCGGAAGCGGCTGGAGGCGATGCTCGACGGCTACCAGCTGGAGGCGACGGCCGTCCGGACCTGCCGGCGCTGCGCGAACGACGGCCGATACGGGCCGATCACGAGCGAGAGCGCGGTCGAGCACAACGACGAGCTGATCTGCCGCGACTGCGCCCGCAGGGAGCTGGAGCGGGAGCTCTCGTACAAAGGCGAGTTCACCGGCGCCGCCGAGGAGCGGTTGGAGGAGCTGCTGTACGAGTCCGGCGACTTGGACCGGATCGTCAACCTCCTGCAGGGCGGGCTCGACCCCGACCTCACGAAGTACGACGAGGTCTCCGCCAACGTCGACGACGTGAGCCCCGTGCGCACCGAGGACCTCGACCTCCACCCGGACCTCTCCGCGCACCTGCAGGGCCGCTTCGAGGAGCTGCTCCCGGTCCAGAGCCTCTCGGTGCGGAACGGCCTCCTCGACGGCGACGACCAGCTCGTCGTGAGCGCGACCGCGACCGGGAAGACCCTCGTGGGTGAGCTGACCGGAATCGACCGGGCGCTGAAGGGAGAGGGGAAGCTCCTCTTCTTGGTCCCCCTCGTCGCGCTCGCCAACCAGAAGCACGAGGACTTCAGGGACCGCTACGGCGACCGGCTGAACGTCTCGATCCGCGTCGGCTCCTCGCGGGTGAACGACGACGGCAACCGCTTCGACCCGAACGCCGACGTGATCGTCGGCACCTACGAGGGGATCGACCACGCGCTCCGGACCGGGAAGGACCTCGGCGACGTCGGCACGGTCGTCATCGACGAGGTCCACACGCTGAAGGAGGGCGAGCGCGGCCACCGGCTCGACGGGCTCATCTCCCGGCTGAAGTACTACAGCGAGAACCGGATGGAGACGCACTCCGGGTACGGCGGCACGCAGTTCGTCTACCTCTCCGCGACCGTCGGGAACCCGGAGTGGCTCGCCGAGAAGCTCCGGGCGACGCTCATCGAGTACGAGGAGCGCCCCGTCCCGATCGAGCGCCACGTCACCTTCGCGGACAGCCGCGAGAAGGCGCAGATCGCCGACAAGCTGGTGAAGCGGGAGTTCGACACGAAGTCGTCGAAGGGGTACCGCGGCCAGACGATCGTCTTCACCAACTCCCGGCGGCGCTGCCACGAGATCAGCCGGAAGCTCCGGTACGACTCCGCGCCGTACCACGCCGGCCTCGACTACAAGCGCCGGAAGAAGGTCGAACGACAGTTCGGGAACCAGGACCTCTCCGCGGTCGTCACCACCGCGGCGCTCGCCGCCGGCGTCGACTTCCCCGCCTCGCAGGTGATCTTCGACTCGCTGGCGATGGGGATCGAGTGGCTCTCCGTCCAGGAGTTCTCGCAGATGCTCGGGCGCGCCGGGCGCCCGGACTACCACGACCGCGGGCGCGTCTACCTCCTCGTCGAGCCCGACGGCGTCTACCACAACTCGATGGACCGCACCGAAGACGAGGTCGCATTCACCCTGCTCAAGGGGGAGATGGAGGACGTCGCGACCCACTACGACGAGGCGGCCGCCGTCGAGGAGACGCTGGCGAACGTCGTCGTCGCGGGCAAGAAGGCCAAGCGGCTCAACGACCGGATGATCGGCGAGGTGCCGACGAAACACGCGGTCGGGAAGCTGTTAGAGTGGGAGTTCATCGACGGCTTCGATCCGACGCCGCTGGGCCGGGGCGTGACGCGGCACTTCCTCGCGCCCGACGAGGCGTTCTTCATCCTCGACGCGGTCCGGAAGGGGACCGATCCGTACCAGATCGTCGCCGACCTCGAACTGCGCGACGACGAGGAGTGAGACCGGGTCGCCGCGGGGCGAGCGACGCGGCGAGCCGACCGAACGCGACCTGACCGCGCAACGAAACGCTTTACCGGCCGATGCGGGTACGTATGGACGCGGGACCGTGGGTTAGTGGTATACTCCGGGCCTTGGGTGCCCGTGACCCCGGTTCGAATCCGGGCGGTCCCACTCTGCTGCTGCGAGCGATACCGCGAGCAGCAGCAGTGGCAGCTGATTCGAAGCAGGGAGCGGAATGAAGTGGAGCGACCGAGGTTCGAATCCGGGCGGTCCCACTTTCGCGGCGCGGACAACACCGAGAGCGGCGGCAGGCGGTGTCCGGAACGGTGCGTCGACGGCTCGATCGAGGCCGACCGGCCCGCCGCCTTTCGAAATCCTTTTGTCTCGATTCGGCGTTAGTCCGAGTGCGAGCCGCCTTAGCTCAGACTGGGAGAGCACTCGACTGAAGATCGAGCTGTCCCCCGTTCAAATCGGGGAGGCGGCATATTTCGAGACGGTGAGCGGAGCGAACCGTCGAGAAAACGACGCCGAGCCGATTTGAGCACGGAAGTCGCAGCGCGCGAACGGAGTGAGCGCGATCGTCTTCCGGAGTTCAAATCGGGGAGGCGGCATTTTCTTCCGAAGCCTTCTGATGAGCTTCGGCCAACGACGAGCTGTCCCCCGTCCCCGCGAGCGACAGCGAGCGAGGAACAGTGAGACGACCGGAGGGAGTCTCACGCGTTTCAAATCGCGGCGGCGACAGGGTTCGGTTCAGCTATCCGCGAGGGCGTCGATTCGGCGCCGTCTCGGGCCGAGATCGCCGCGAGGCATCTCACCGATACTGAGGGTGCTCGCCGCCGTACGTAAAGGAGTCGCGCAGGTCTCGAAGGTCCGGGTGATCCGCTTGCAGCCGCCGGCGTGCCGTTTCGCCGAGTTCGTCCACGGTGGTGGCGCGGTACACCGCCTCGCGGATCCGCATCCACTCCTCGTGGCGGTAGAAGCAGACGGTCGGCACCGAATCGAGGTCGAGGAGCTTCGCGATCGAGAGGCGGTGTGAGCCGTCGACGAACAGCGGCTCCCCGTCGCGCGCGATATCGATCGCGATCTCGTCCCCGATCGCCTGTGGAAACCGTTTCGTTTCGATCCCACTCGTTACGCGTTCCCGCTGTGTGTCGTAGCCGGTCTCCGAGATCTCTTCGTAGAGTTCGTCGTACTTCGTCCAGTACTCGAGAATCTCCTCGCGATCCTCGCCGGCCCTGCTCGTCCCACCGTTCTCGACCTTGTCGATCTTCCGGGCGAGGAACTCCGTCTCCCCCCACGGGACGCCGTCGACGAAGTGGGCACGGAACGCCGCAAACTCCAGTCGATCCTCGAACGACGGCGGGTGATGATACTCATCGGAGGGACGGTCCCAGTCGCCATCTGCGACGCGGCCGCACAGCCGCCATCCTCCCCGCCAGGGGGGATATTCCCGGTTCGAGTGACGGACGATGTCGTCCGGATCGACCCACAGGACCCGAAACGGATCGGTCGGGACGTCGTACCCGTCGACGTCCCGGACCTCGCGCCGGCGGTAGTACCGGGACGCGAGCGTCCAGTACGTCTCCGGTGAGCACGCCCGGAGACAGACTCGTTCGGCCGTCCGCTCGGCAGTTCGGATCGCCAGAGACACCAGGGATCGCGGGCCCTCCTTGCGCAGTCGCCTCCACGCTGCTTGCCAGTTCGATCCCATCTGTCGCGCTAGCCTACTACACCGGGTTTGAAAATCTTGGTCACCGCCCGGGAGCGGACGACCGAACTGTGGCATCGCGAGCTGCGATCGATAGCCGCGTTGCGAGCCTGAGGGCCGGAACCGGCGTTATCTCGGCCGCCACCGCGGAGACTGTAGCGGGACGGGTCGACCGGTCGGGGCGGTACAGGGTGTGAGACGGCACCCGCGACGTGGAGACGTGGAGTGCCGGCGACTCGACGGCGGAGACCAGCCGGGTGGGACGGTCGTACTCGGAGGCGTACCGGATGCGACAGGAACGACGGCTGGATCACCATCGTGACGGCCTCGATCCGACGACGTGACGAACACGTTCAGCGAGCGGCGGATCGTCGCCTGACCGCCTGCCGGTTCGGCGCTTCGAGACGGGTTCTGTGCCGGATTCGCCCGGGTGCGGCACCGTAGCTCGGGCGGGGAGCGCATTCGACTGAAGGTCGAGCTGTCCCCCGCGAGCGCAGCGAGCGGGGAAAAACCGAGAACCGCCGCATCGCGTGGCGGTCACGCGACGGCGCTATCGACTACCGCCTGCCGCGGGACGGGAAGCTCTCCAGCGCCTCGACCGCCGCGTCCTCGGTGCAGTAGAACGCCACGAAGCTGATCGCGAACTTCCCGTCGTTCGCGGTTTCGACCGTGACGCTCCCGTCGATCTCCTCGAAGGACTGCACTTCCAGCTCCCGGCCGCTCTTGACCAGGACGTAGAGCTCGCAGTACTCCGTGTCGAAGGAGGCGGTCATCGGCTCGAACGCCTCGCCTTCCTTGCTCTCGTAGGAGCCGGCGGTGTACGCGACGTTGTCGTCGGCGTCCCCCTCCGGGACGAAGTCATACGCGATGCACTCGCCGGTGTCGGGATCGGTCTCGACGCAGGCGAACTCGTACTTCGCGAGCTGGCCGTCGACGGAGCAGTCGACGCACTCCTCGCAGACCTCGCTGATGAGCGCTTCCAGCTCCGAACCCAGGTTCGACGCGTCCTGGACAGCGACGAAGTCGTCGGTGCTGCTGGCGATCTCGTCCCGGAGATAGTCGTCGAAGCCGGCGACGTTCTCGCCGACGCCGACGGCGATGACGCGGCGACCGGCGTTCTTGATCGCGGTCGCGGTGGCGGTGGTCTCGGTCAGTTCACCGGGTTCGCCGGCGATGCCGTTCTCGCCGCCGTTCGATCCACCGGTGTAGTCGAACGTTCCGTAGGGGAACGTCGTGTCGTCTGCGGGCGGCGCCGCGCCGTCGCCGACGACGCCGTTCTCGTAGTTCGGCCCGCCGTCCGTGATCAGGACGACGATCTCCTTCCCGCCGCGGCCCTCCTGCTCGAGGATCGCGTTGGAGAAGTCCAGCGCGCCGGGCATGTGCGTCGCGTTCTCTCCGGGCGGGACGTCCGCGGGCACGCCGGCCTGAACCGCCGAGACGTTGCCCGCGGTCGCGAAGTCCAGGAGGTTCCCGGGACCGTACTCGAACGCGGCGGGCGCGTCGCCGAACGTGACGAGACCCAGCTGGACGTCGGCCGGGACGACGCCGAGGAAGCTGTCCACGCCGCTCTGGATGTCGCCCCAGGTGCCGGCGGACCGTATCGAGCCCGAATAGTCGAGCGCGACGACGACGTCGACCTCGCCGCCACAGGTCTCGATGAGGTGCTCGTCGGCGGCGGCGATCCCGGTGAAGAACGGCAGACCGGATCCCCCGACCGCGAGCGCGCCGGCCGCGCCCGTCGTGCGGAGGACGCTGCGCCGCGAGATGGGAACGGTCCGGCTCGATTCGTTGTTTCTATTTGTTGTCATTAGATGCCGATCTACTGTGTAACTCGGCTGCAAACTCGGCGCGGAGATCACTCGAATACGCGTGTCACCGTCGAATTAGATCGCTCCGAGAGCGGCAAGGGACAGTAGTCAGCCACGTATAAGTCCCGTGATAATATAGGTATGATCCGACGACCGGGTTCGCCCGGTCGCGCTCCGAAAAGCCGTGAAACCGCTATGCTCGGCTCCGGTAGGGAGTAGATAACGGTCGCCGGCGACGTGCGGCGAGTGCAAACCGAAGGGTCGGCGATATGCTGCGCCCGCGAGCGGAGCGAACCGTCGAGAAAGCGACGTCGTTCGAAGCCGGGCGAACCCTCATTAGCCGGCCGTCGCTACCTGTTCGGATGACGGGTGACGCCGACACCGACCCCGACGGCTCCGTCGACTCGACTGGTCCGCTCGCG
It encodes:
- the nucS gene encoding endonuclease NucS, giving the protein MTVTSVHDPSHREALWELEDAFERGDLISVFGRCTVSYEGRAASDLGAGDRLLVLKPDGAALVHTDEGRQPVNWQPPGSEHRAAVREGRLRVRSTRTNPDETLTVRFERVHQLSAMAVTGGRDLTLHGSEEDLRTRILERPELVESGFEPKATERPSSAGPMDVFGVDADGTPVVVELKRRRVGPDAVGQLARYVRALREELGAEEPDGDEGSNDDETDPVVRGVLVAPSVTDRAAERLADRGFDHVALGPTPEE
- a CDS encoding vWA domain-containing protein, producing MTTNRNNESSRTVPISRRSVLRTTGAAGALAVGGSGLPFFTGIAAADEHLIETCGGEVDVVVALDYSGSIRSAGTWGDIQSGVDSFLGVVPADVQLGLVTFGDAPAAFEYGPGNLLDFATAGNVSAVQAGVPADVPPGENATHMPGALDFSNAILEQEGRGGKEIVVLITDGGPNYENGVVGDGAAPPADDTTFPYGTFDYTGGSNGGENGIAGEPGELTETTATATAIKNAGRRVIAVGVGENVAGFDDYLRDEIASSTDDFVAVQDASNLGSELEALISEVCEECVDCSVDGQLAKYEFACVETDPDTGECIAYDFVPEGDADDNVAYTAGSYESKEGEAFEPMTASFDTEYCELYVLVKSGRELEVQSFEEIDGSVTVETANDGKFAISFVAFYCTEDAAVEALESFPSRGRR
- a CDS encoding DEAD/DEAH box helicase, with product MSQQLAEVETLFLHEARSDYTVVANRDGNRVLRGRLELKETSAGPRPGKFRVVRDGEDHPRQPGEFVDLARAADRIRISEQTSPENRKRLEAMLDGYQLEATAVRTCRRCANDGRYGPITSESAVEHNDELICRDCARRELERELSYKGEFTGAAEERLEELLYESGDLDRIVNLLQGGLDPDLTKYDEVSANVDDVSPVRTEDLDLHPDLSAHLQGRFEELLPVQSLSVRNGLLDGDDQLVVSATATGKTLVGELTGIDRALKGEGKLLFLVPLVALANQKHEDFRDRYGDRLNVSIRVGSSRVNDDGNRFDPNADVIVGTYEGIDHALRTGKDLGDVGTVVIDEVHTLKEGERGHRLDGLISRLKYYSENRMETHSGYGGTQFVYLSATVGNPEWLAEKLRATLIEYEERPVPIERHVTFADSREKAQIADKLVKREFDTKSSKGYRGQTIVFTNSRRRCHEISRKLRYDSAPYHAGLDYKRRKKVERQFGNQDLSAVVTTAALAAGVDFPASQVIFDSLAMGIEWLSVQEFSQMLGRAGRPDYHDRGRVYLLVEPDGVYHNSMDRTEDEVAFTLLKGEMEDVATHYDEAAAVEETLANVVVAGKKAKRLNDRMIGEVPTKHAVGKLLEWEFIDGFDPTPLGRGVTRHFLAPDEAFFILDAVRKGTDPYQIVADLELRDDEE
- a CDS encoding 50S ribosomal protein L16; translation: MSDKPASMYRTIDKPSYTRREYITGIPGSKIAQHNMGDLSSEPDDYPVQISLRVEEELQIRHGSLESARLSANRHLIKELGEGNYKMTLRKFPHQVIRENKQATGAGADRVSDGMRQAFGKPVGTAARLNADDVVFTAYCDVEQAPAVKEAFRRAYNKLSPPCRITVDRGEELLVS
- a CDS encoding adenosylhomocysteinase; this encodes MSETAYPPVSKHLSDVEAAREEGRRKMDWALQHMPILNALREEFVNEQPLAGETIAMAMHVEAKTANLVELLADGGAEVAITGCNPLSTHDDVSAALDTHESITSYAVRGVDDEEYYDAMHACIAHDPTITVDDGMDMVKLVHEEYPDLIDSIVGGAEETTTGVHRLRAMDADGELNYPVFAVNDTPMKQLFDNVHGTGESSLATIAMTTNLSWAGKNVVVGGYGQCGKGVAKKASGQNANVIVCEVDPRKALEAHMEGYEVLPMAEAAEKGDVFITTTGNRDVITREHFERMGDGVLLANAGHFDVEVNLEDLDDLAVDRYEVRDGVEGFEMDDGRVLNVLAEGRLVNLAAPISLGHPVEVMDQSFGVQAVVVRELAENGEAYEPGVHDVPDELDREVAEIKLAAEGVEHDALTDEQREYMGSWEHGT